A region of Acidimicrobiales bacterium DNA encodes the following proteins:
- a CDS encoding argininosuccinate synthase, translated as MAKRVVLAYSGGLDTSVAVRWMIDNLQVEVIALAVDVGQASEDWDVVRQRALAAGAVDAFVVDAREEFARDYCLPVLKANALYEGRYPLVSALSRPVIVKHLVAAAREHAADAVAHGCTGKGNDQVRFEVATRALAPDLDVVAPVRSWGMTREDCILYADDHDIPITATKEKLYSIDDNLWGRAIECGEMEDPWATPPAGVWSLTEPTATEPADVVVGFDRGVPVSLDGQALSPATLISQLNGFVGSYGWGRIDMVENRRVGIKSRETYESPAALALMLAHADLEGITLERDLSREKSRMESRYAELVYDGLWFSPLKQALDAFVDSSQQHVTGEVRLRLAPGSCQVEGRRSPVSLYDYGLATYDAADNFRHEDSEGFVRLWGLGIQTWAAVQGTGAGKP; from the coding sequence TTGGCAAAGCGCGTAGTTCTCGCGTACAGCGGTGGTCTCGATACGTCGGTGGCCGTCCGTTGGATGATCGACAACCTGCAGGTCGAGGTGATCGCGCTGGCGGTCGACGTCGGCCAGGCCAGCGAGGACTGGGACGTCGTGCGCCAACGGGCGCTGGCCGCCGGTGCCGTCGACGCCTTCGTGGTCGACGCCCGGGAGGAGTTCGCCCGCGACTACTGCCTCCCCGTGCTCAAGGCGAACGCCCTCTACGAGGGCCGCTACCCGCTGGTGTCGGCTCTGTCGCGGCCGGTGATCGTCAAGCACCTGGTCGCCGCGGCCCGCGAGCACGCCGCCGACGCCGTGGCCCATGGCTGCACCGGCAAGGGCAACGACCAGGTGCGCTTCGAGGTGGCCACCCGGGCTCTGGCGCCGGACCTCGACGTGGTGGCGCCCGTCCGCTCCTGGGGCATGACCCGGGAGGACTGCATCCTCTACGCCGACGACCACGACATCCCGATCACGGCGACGAAGGAGAAGCTCTACTCCATCGACGACAACCTGTGGGGCCGGGCCATCGAGTGCGGCGAGATGGAGGACCCGTGGGCCACGCCGCCCGCGGGCGTCTGGTCGCTCACCGAGCCGACCGCGACCGAGCCCGCCGACGTGGTGGTGGGCTTCGACCGGGGCGTGCCGGTGTCGCTCGACGGCCAGGCGCTGTCGCCGGCCACGCTGATCTCGCAGCTCAACGGCTTCGTGGGCAGCTACGGCTGGGGTCGGATCGACATGGTGGAGAACCGGCGGGTCGGCATCAAGAGCCGGGAGACCTACGAGTCCCCGGCGGCGCTGGCGCTCATGCTGGCCCACGCCGACCTCGAGGGCATCACGCTGGAGCGCGACCTGTCCCGGGAGAAGAGTCGCATGGAATCGCGCTACGCCGAGCTGGTGTACGACGGCCTGTGGTTCAGCCCGCTGAAGCAGGCCCTCGACGCCTTCGTCGACAGCAGCCAGCAGCACGTGACCGGCGAGGTGCGGCTGCGGCTGGCGCCCGGGTCGTGCCAGGTGGAGGGCCGGCGGAGCCCGGTGAGCCTCTACGACTACGGCCTGGCCACCTACGACGCCGCCGACAACTTCCGTCACGAGGACAGCGAGGGCTTCGTGCGGCTGTGGGGCCTCGGCATCCAGACCTGGGCGGCGGTCCAGGGCACCGGCGCCGGGAAACCGTGA
- a CDS encoding NUDIX domain-containing protein: MTDLRLLAPDDPLVAPTADLAVARRHVEAALPTVDDDLRKQILAFVDAHPDALHRTCVEGHLTGSAMVVDPDTERFLFMLHAKVGRWLQPGGHADGDAALPGVALREATEETGITGLRAAAPAIDLDVHLFEAAKEVSHLHFDVRYLVVAPPGAVASGNHESRGLRWAGLDELDGLDLDVGTHRLARHALAALRTL; this comes from the coding sequence GTGACCGACCTGCGCCTCCTCGCCCCGGACGACCCCCTGGTCGCGCCGACCGCCGACCTGGCCGTCGCCCGGCGGCACGTGGAGGCGGCCCTGCCCACCGTGGACGACGACCTCCGCAAGCAGATCCTGGCCTTCGTCGACGCCCACCCCGACGCCCTCCATCGGACGTGCGTCGAGGGGCACCTGACCGGCTCGGCCATGGTGGTCGACCCTGACACGGAGCGGTTCCTGTTCATGCTGCACGCCAAGGTCGGGCGTTGGCTGCAGCCGGGCGGCCACGCCGACGGCGACGCCGCCCTGCCGGGTGTGGCGCTGCGCGAGGCCACCGAGGAGACCGGCATCACGGGTCTCCGGGCGGCGGCTCCGGCGATCGACCTCGACGTCCACCTCTTCGAGGCCGCCAAGGAGGTGTCGCACCTCCACTTCGACGTCCGCTATCTGGTGGTGGCACCACCGGGCGCAGTCGCCAGCGGGAACCACGAGTCGCGAGGCCTGCGCTGGGCCGGCCTCGACGAGCTCGACGGCCTCGACCTCGACGTCGGCACCCACCGCCTCGCCCGCCACGCCCTCGCCGCCCTGCGGACCCTCTGA
- a CDS encoding ornithine carbamoyltransferase: MSLHLRHFLEVDDLSPDELVEVLDRAESPDLPRVLTGRTVGLYFEKPSLRTRHSCEVAVVQLGGHPVSFRRDEVGPGDREPIPDMAKVLSGYHAVLGARVYEQELLDQFSGAASIPIVNLLSNEGHPCQALADLLTMRQTLGSLAGATVAWVGDYNNVARSLSLGATMLGMKVRLGCPPGYGPDDADVDRLRAAGAEPTVSARPEEAVEGALAVHSDTWASMGQEGEADERRRAFEGFTVDDGLMARAAPGAVFMHCLPVHRGEEVSASVMDGPQSRAIVQAHNRLHSFRGLLSWLLDHADGRGAA, from the coding sequence GTGAGCCTGCACCTGCGCCACTTCCTCGAGGTCGACGACCTCAGCCCCGACGAGCTGGTCGAGGTGCTCGACCGGGCCGAGAGCCCCGACCTGCCCCGCGTCCTCACCGGCCGCACCGTCGGTCTGTACTTCGAGAAGCCGTCGCTGCGCACCCGGCACTCCTGCGAGGTGGCGGTGGTGCAGCTCGGCGGCCACCCGGTGAGCTTCCGGCGCGACGAGGTCGGCCCCGGCGACCGCGAGCCGATCCCCGACATGGCCAAGGTGCTGTCCGGCTACCACGCCGTGCTCGGCGCCCGGGTCTACGAGCAGGAGCTGCTGGACCAGTTCTCGGGTGCGGCGTCGATCCCGATCGTCAACCTGCTGTCCAACGAGGGCCACCCCTGCCAGGCGCTGGCCGACCTCCTGACCATGCGCCAGACCCTGGGGTCGCTGGCCGGCGCGACGGTCGCCTGGGTGGGCGACTACAACAACGTGGCCCGGTCGCTGAGCCTGGGGGCGACGATGCTGGGCATGAAGGTGCGGCTGGGCTGCCCGCCGGGCTACGGCCCCGACGACGCCGACGTCGACCGGCTGCGGGCCGCCGGCGCGGAGCCGACCGTGAGCGCCCGGCCCGAGGAGGCCGTCGAGGGTGCGCTGGCGGTGCACAGCGACACGTGGGCGTCGATGGGCCAGGAGGGCGAGGCCGACGAGCGGCGCCGGGCGTTCGAGGGCTTCACGGTCGACGACGGGCTGATGGCCCGGGCCGCGCCCGGTGCGGTGTTCATGCACTGCCTGCCGGTGCACCGGGGCGAGGAGGTGTCGGCGTCGGTGATGGATGGTCCGCAGAGCCGGGCGATCGTGCAGGCCCACAACCGGCTGCACAGCTTCCGGGGCCTGCTGTCGTGGCTCCTGGACCACGCCGACGGAAGGGGCGCCGCATGA
- a CDS encoding acetylornithine/succinylornithine family transaminase, whose product MTATSFAALMPTYAEPKVRFVRGEGSWLWDADGTRYLDLLSGLGVTGLGHSHPAVAAALAEQSQTLLHVSNLFGNEIAWEVAATLDRLVGDDAGTPPGGQVFFANSGAEANECAFKLARRFGGHGRYVVVSAYGSFHGRTLATLHATGQPAKHEAFQPLPEGFRHVAWDDLAALESSLDPSVAAVLLEPVQGEGGVNPASAEYFRGVRKLCDERGILMVVDEVQTGLGRTGRWFGFQHFGVVPDVVTMAKALGNGVPIGACWAKADVAGVFQPGDHATTFGGQPLATAAARAVLAVMEAEDVPTRAAAASRRLVAGLADLDGVVDVRGLGLLLAAELAPGVASADVAAALLATGVVVNAVTPTALRFAPSLLITDDEIDTAVERVGAALKAVQ is encoded by the coding sequence ATGACGGCCACGAGCTTCGCGGCGTTGATGCCGACGTACGCCGAGCCGAAGGTGCGGTTCGTCCGGGGCGAGGGGTCGTGGCTGTGGGACGCCGACGGCACCCGCTACCTCGACCTGCTGTCGGGCCTGGGCGTCACCGGGCTGGGCCACAGCCACCCGGCGGTCGCGGCCGCCTTGGCCGAGCAGTCGCAGACGCTGCTGCACGTGTCGAACCTGTTCGGCAACGAGATCGCCTGGGAGGTGGCGGCGACGCTCGACCGGCTGGTCGGTGACGACGCCGGCACCCCGCCGGGCGGTCAGGTCTTCTTCGCCAACTCGGGCGCCGAGGCCAACGAGTGCGCCTTCAAGCTGGCCCGGCGCTTCGGCGGCCACGGCCGCTACGTGGTGGTGTCGGCCTACGGCAGCTTCCACGGCCGGACGCTCGCCACCCTGCACGCCACCGGCCAGCCCGCCAAGCACGAGGCGTTCCAGCCGCTTCCCGAGGGGTTCCGCCACGTGGCCTGGGACGACCTCGCCGCGCTGGAGTCGTCGCTCGACCCCAGCGTCGCTGCGGTGCTCCTGGAGCCGGTGCAGGGCGAGGGCGGGGTGAACCCGGCCAGCGCCGAGTACTTCCGGGGCGTGCGGAAGCTGTGTGACGAGCGGGGCATCCTGATGGTCGTCGACGAGGTGCAGACCGGCCTGGGACGCACCGGCCGCTGGTTCGGCTTCCAGCACTTCGGCGTCGTTCCCGACGTGGTCACGATGGCCAAGGCCCTCGGCAACGGCGTGCCCATCGGCGCCTGCTGGGCGAAGGCCGACGTCGCCGGGGTGTTCCAGCCGGGCGACCACGCCACCACCTTCGGCGGCCAGCCCCTGGCGACCGCCGCGGCCCGCGCGGTGCTGGCCGTGATGGAGGCCGAGGACGTGCCCACGCGGGCCGCCGCCGCGAGCCGGCGTCTGGTGGCCGGGCTCGCCGACCTCGACGGCGTCGTCGACGTCCGGGGCCTCGGGTTGCTGCTGGCGGCCGAGCTGGCGCCGGGCGTGGCCTCGGCCGACGTGGCCGCCGCGCTGCTGGCCACCGGCGTCGTCGTCAACGCCGTCACCCCGACGGCCCTGCGCTTCGCCCCCTCGCTGCTGATCACCGACGACGAGATCGACACCGCCGTCGAGCGCGTCGGCGCGGCCCTGAAGGCGGTGCAGTGA
- the argR gene encoding arginine repressor — protein sequence MSDSVRTLAKPQRQHRIARLLTENSVVSQTQLVDLLGDEGIAATQATVSRDLDELGAVKVRVPGGDTVYAIPELPMEQHVPETHLRRVFGEWVVEVAASANLVVLRTPPGSAHVVASALDRTGLPGVIGTVAGDDTLLVVVAEEIGGKKMAAQLRELAGL from the coding sequence ATGAGCGACTCGGTACGGACCCTCGCCAAGCCGCAGCGGCAGCACCGGATCGCCCGGCTGCTGACGGAGAACTCCGTGGTCAGCCAGACCCAGCTGGTCGACCTGCTGGGCGACGAGGGGATCGCGGCGACCCAGGCGACGGTGTCGCGCGACCTCGACGAGCTGGGCGCGGTGAAGGTCCGGGTGCCGGGGGGCGACACGGTGTACGCCATCCCCGAGCTGCCGATGGAGCAGCACGTGCCGGAGACGCACCTACGCCGGGTGTTCGGGGAGTGGGTGGTCGAGGTGGCGGCGTCGGCCAACCTGGTGGTGCTGCGGACCCCGCCCGGGTCCGCCCATGTGGTGGCATCGGCGCTCGACCGCACGGGCCTGCCCGGCGTGATCGGCACGGTGGCCGGCGACGACACCCTGTTGGTGGTCGTCGCCGAGGAGATCGGGGGCAAGAAGATGGCAGCCCAGCTCCGCGAGCTCGCGGGCTTGTAA
- a CDS encoding DNA-3-methyladenine glycosylase, with product MRRTVEREFYRRDARVVAPDLLNKLLVHGDLVGRIVEAEAYCGGEDPGAHTYRGLTPRNRTMFGPPGGLYVYFTYGMHWCANAVCGDEGEGIAVLLRALAPLEGLDEMRARRPAARRDRDLCSGPAKLCQAFGLDRAFDGADLVAADRGVTILDDGTAPPADPVQTTRVGLSAGAEHPWRWYVTGDPNVSRR from the coding sequence GTGCGCCGGACGGTGGAGCGGGAGTTCTACCGGCGTGACGCCCGGGTGGTCGCGCCCGACCTGCTCAACAAGCTGCTCGTGCACGGTGACCTCGTCGGCCGCATCGTCGAGGCCGAGGCCTACTGCGGCGGCGAGGACCCCGGCGCCCACACCTACCGGGGTCTGACGCCCCGGAACCGCACCATGTTCGGCCCGCCCGGCGGCCTGTACGTCTACTTCACCTACGGGATGCACTGGTGCGCCAACGCCGTCTGCGGCGACGAGGGCGAGGGCATCGCCGTGCTGCTGCGGGCCCTGGCGCCGCTGGAGGGCCTGGACGAGATGCGGGCCCGTCGTCCCGCCGCCCGCCGGGACCGCGACCTGTGCAGCGGCCCCGCCAAGCTGTGCCAGGCGTTCGGGCTCGACCGAGCGTTCGACGGCGCCGACCTGGTCGCCGCCGACCGGGGTGTCACCATCCTCGACGACGGCACGGCCCCGCCCGCCGACCCCGTGCAGACCACCCGGGTCGGCCTGTCCGCCGGCGCCGAGCACCCGTGGCGCTGGTACGTAACCGGCGACCCCAACGTGTCGCGCCGCTGA
- the argH gene encoding argininosuccinate lyase has translation MTEEPEIPEAPDVPEKVDFFGLPDVPDAPTADEPAPKEGSAEPTQTLWHGRFAGGPADELLAFTVSLSFDQRLALDDLAGSAAHVAGLARAELISDFEAAEVFVALDQVEQELTRGDFPFAPTDEDIHTAIERRVTELAGDAGAKLHTGRSRNDQVATALRLWCKRELEAIAGRVVDLQRVLLDRAREAGSTYLPGYTHLQRAQPVLLAHHLLAHGWALARDVDRLADCVRRLDVSPLGAGALAGSSLPLDPAFTAEQLGFARPFDNSLDAVSDRDFVAEALFDLSLLAVHLSRMGEEVVLWTTAEFGFARLDDAYATGSSMLPQKKNADIAELARGKAGRVIGNLTGLLVTLKGLPLAYNRDLQEDKEPLFDAVDQVSLALGAMAGLYRTLEFEPRRMQAAADSPDLAATDMAEWLVGQGMPFRQAHAIVGELVRRSIDQGTPLEDLIALHPDLGPEPARFIGEGRVIQRRTSPGAAGPGPVAIQLEAFAAHVEALTKPTPPPVPVPVEPEPKVSEETTAEAEPDVTEDEVLEAAAPEFEPEVSEPEAAEAEPELSEPEVPEDGAPEEPDAATEAVPDVGSNGAVPDTVDDAEAVPEPEPDADSEVVPEADDESGLEADDEPAAEPEASEDEEPEPAPVSEVPPLASAFVDAAVAALEKKEEVKPVSGEFDLGEFGQFVAGLDLDKTQPEAESDDDEP, from the coding sequence GTGACCGAGGAACCGGAGATCCCCGAGGCGCCGGACGTCCCCGAGAAGGTCGACTTCTTCGGGCTCCCGGACGTTCCGGACGCCCCTACCGCCGACGAGCCCGCCCCCAAGGAGGGCTCGGCGGAGCCGACGCAGACGCTGTGGCACGGCCGGTTCGCCGGCGGTCCGGCCGACGAGCTGTTGGCGTTCACGGTCAGCCTGTCGTTCGACCAGCGGCTGGCGCTGGACGACCTGGCGGGTAGCGCCGCCCACGTCGCCGGGTTGGCGCGGGCGGAGCTGATCAGCGACTTCGAGGCGGCCGAGGTGTTCGTCGCCCTCGACCAGGTCGAGCAGGAGCTGACCCGGGGCGACTTCCCGTTCGCCCCCACCGACGAGGACATCCACACCGCCATCGAGCGCCGTGTCACCGAGCTGGCGGGCGACGCCGGCGCCAAGCTCCACACCGGTCGCTCCCGCAACGACCAGGTGGCGACCGCCCTGCGCCTGTGGTGCAAGCGGGAGCTGGAGGCGATCGCCGGGCGGGTCGTCGACCTGCAGCGGGTGCTGCTGGACCGGGCCCGGGAGGCCGGCTCGACCTACCTGCCGGGCTACACCCACCTGCAGCGGGCCCAGCCGGTGCTGCTGGCCCACCACCTGCTGGCCCACGGGTGGGCGCTGGCCCGCGACGTCGACCGCCTGGCCGACTGCGTGCGCCGGCTCGACGTGTCGCCGCTGGGCGCGGGGGCACTGGCGGGGTCGTCGCTGCCTCTCGACCCGGCGTTCACGGCCGAGCAGCTCGGCTTCGCCCGGCCGTTCGACAACAGCCTCGACGCCGTCAGCGACCGCGACTTCGTGGCCGAAGCGCTGTTCGACCTGAGCCTGCTGGCGGTGCACCTGTCGCGGATGGGGGAGGAGGTGGTGCTGTGGACGACGGCGGAGTTCGGGTTCGCCCGTCTCGACGACGCCTACGCCACCGGCTCCTCGATGCTGCCCCAGAAGAAGAACGCCGACATCGCCGAGCTGGCGCGGGGCAAGGCGGGACGGGTGATCGGCAACCTCACCGGGCTGCTGGTGACGCTGAAGGGCCTGCCGCTGGCCTACAACCGCGACCTCCAGGAGGACAAGGAGCCGCTGTTCGACGCGGTCGACCAGGTGAGCCTGGCGTTGGGCGCGATGGCGGGCCTGTACCGGACGCTGGAGTTCGAGCCCCGCCGGATGCAGGCGGCGGCCGACTCGCCCGATCTGGCGGCCACCGACATGGCCGAGTGGCTGGTGGGGCAGGGGATGCCGTTCCGCCAGGCGCACGCCATCGTCGGCGAGCTGGTGCGGCGGTCGATCGACCAGGGGACGCCTCTGGAGGACCTGATCGCCCTCCACCCCGACCTCGGCCCCGAGCCGGCCCGCTTCATCGGCGAGGGCCGCGTCATCCAACGTCGCACCAGCCCCGGCGCCGCCGGCCCCGGCCCGGTGGCGATCCAGCTGGAGGCCTTCGCCGCCCACGTCGAGGCCCTCACGAAGCCGACCCCGCCCCCCGTTCCCGTCCCTGTCGAGCCCGAGCCGAAGGTGTCGGAGGAGACCACGGCCGAGGCCGAGCCGGACGTGACGGAGGACGAGGTGCTCGAGGCCGCGGCGCCCGAGTTCGAACCGGAGGTGTCGGAGCCCGAGGCGGCCGAGGCCGAGCCGGAGCTGTCGGAACCCGAGGTTCCGGAGGACGGGGCGCCCGAGGAGCCCGACGCCGCCACCGAGGCTGTCCCGGATGTCGGTTCCAACGGGGCTGTTCCCGACACAGTCGACGACGCCGAGGCCGTGCCGGAACCGGAGCCGGATGCGGACTCCGAGGTCGTCCCCGAAGCGGACGACGAGTCGGGCCTCGAAGCCGACGACGAACCGGCGGCCGAGCCGGAGGCGTCGGAGGACGAGGAGCCCGAGCCGGCACCGGTGTCGGAGGTGCCGCCGTTGGCGTCGGCCTTCGTCGACGCGGCCGTCGCGGCGCTGGAGAAGAAGGAGGAGGTCAAGCCGGTCTCGGGGGAGTTCGACCTCGGGGAGTTCGGTCAGTTCGTCGCCGGCCTCGACCTCGACAAGACCCAGCCGGAGGCCGAGTCCGACGACGACGAGCCGTAG
- the argB gene encoding acetylglutamate kinase has product MRLPLSVAEERAGVLVEALPYIQAFRGAVVVVKYGGNAMVDAELAKAVAADVVLLRAVGLRPVVVHGGGPQISDLMERLGKVPEFRDGLRVTDAETVDIARMVLVGKVNRDIVSAINVHGPLAVGIAGEDAGLILASARHPDLGFVGDVAAVNPGIVHKLLAEDLIPVVSTIGSDAVGQAYNINADTVAGALAAALGAEKAIFLTDIAGLLTDLDDPASLVSRIDAAELDAMIESGGLSGGMIPKVAAAADAVRNGVGSAHLLDGRIPHVLLLELFSDEGIGTMITSGELELERVGA; this is encoded by the coding sequence ATGAGGCTCCCGCTCTCGGTCGCGGAGGAGCGGGCCGGCGTGCTCGTCGAGGCGCTGCCGTACATCCAGGCGTTCCGGGGTGCCGTGGTGGTGGTGAAGTACGGCGGCAACGCCATGGTCGACGCCGAGCTGGCGAAGGCCGTGGCCGCCGACGTGGTGCTGCTGCGGGCCGTCGGCCTGCGGCCGGTGGTGGTGCACGGCGGCGGCCCCCAGATCAGCGACCTGATGGAGCGGCTGGGCAAGGTGCCCGAGTTCCGCGACGGCCTGCGGGTGACCGACGCCGAGACCGTCGACATCGCCCGCATGGTGCTGGTGGGGAAGGTGAACCGCGACATCGTGTCGGCGATCAACGTCCACGGTCCGCTCGCCGTCGGCATCGCCGGCGAGGACGCCGGCCTCATCCTGGCGAGCGCCCGCCACCCGGACCTCGGCTTCGTCGGCGACGTGGCGGCGGTGAACCCCGGGATCGTGCACAAGCTGCTGGCCGAGGACCTGATCCCGGTGGTGTCGACCATCGGGTCCGACGCCGTCGGGCAGGCCTACAACATCAACGCCGACACCGTGGCGGGTGCGTTGGCCGCGGCGCTGGGGGCCGAGAAGGCGATCTTCCTCACCGACATCGCCGGCCTGCTCACCGACCTCGACGATCCCGCCAGCCTCGTCAGCCGCATCGACGCCGCCGAGCTCGACGCCATGATCGAGTCGGGCGGCCTGAGCGGCGGGATGATCCCGAAGGTGGCGGCGGCCGCCGACGCGGTGCGGAACGGGGTCGGGTCGGCCCACCTGCTCGATGGGCGCATCCCGCACGTCCTGCTGCTGGAGCTGTTCAGCGACGAGGGCATCGGCACGATGATCACCAGCGGCGAGCTGGAATTGGAGAGAGTGGGGGCATGA
- a CDS encoding enoyl-CoA hydratase-related protein: MEPVLLEHPRPHTAVVTLNRPERLNALSIDLALELDRTLTTVAAENDTWVVVLTGAGRGFCSGLDLKDYGVVPGIDGLSVGRIAQRSMRVYSQLVLSLRRLPQPVIAAVNGPAYGGGMCLTLAADLRIAATSAEFNATGIVNGLTSTEMAAGWLLPRLIGAARANDLLLTGRKVGAAEAQELGLVSRVVDDGEVLDEALDMAEAMTRFSPYGLAMTKDALWANLEVASLESAIALEDRNQLMLGFTENLQEAIRAFDAGRDPVYTDDPRRDLFDRPS, encoded by the coding sequence ATGGAACCTGTTCTATTGGAGCACCCGCGGCCCCACACCGCGGTCGTGACCCTGAACCGGCCGGAGCGGCTCAACGCCCTGTCGATCGACCTGGCGCTCGAGCTCGACCGCACCCTCACGACGGTCGCCGCCGAGAACGACACCTGGGTCGTGGTGCTCACCGGCGCCGGGCGGGGGTTCTGCTCGGGCCTCGACCTGAAGGACTACGGCGTCGTGCCCGGCATCGACGGCCTGTCGGTCGGGCGCATCGCCCAGCGCTCGATGCGGGTCTACAGCCAGCTGGTGCTGAGCCTGCGCCGCCTGCCCCAACCGGTGATCGCGGCGGTCAACGGCCCCGCCTACGGTGGCGGGATGTGCCTGACGCTGGCGGCCGACCTCCGCATCGCGGCCACGTCGGCCGAGTTCAACGCCACCGGCATCGTCAACGGCCTCACCAGCACCGAGATGGCCGCGGGCTGGCTGTTGCCCCGGCTGATCGGCGCGGCCCGGGCCAACGACCTGCTGCTCACCGGGCGCAAGGTCGGCGCCGCGGAGGCGCAGGAGCTGGGCCTGGTGTCGCGGGTGGTCGACGACGGCGAGGTGCTCGACGAGGCCCTCGACATGGCCGAGGCGATGACCCGCTTCAGCCCCTACGGCCTCGCCATGACCAAGGACGCCCTGTGGGCCAACCTCGAGGTGGCGAGCCTGGAGTCGGCCATCGCCCTGGAGGACCGCAACCAGCTCATGCTCGGCTTCACCGAGAACCTGCAGGAGGCCATCCGGGCCTTCGACGCCGGCCGCGACCCCGTGTACACCGACGACCCCCGCCGCGACCTCTTCGACCGCCCGTCGTGA
- a CDS encoding OmpA family protein, with protein sequence MSRRTRRLLGLTLLVAVTVSACGGGGDDDERSGDAASADRPAPETTPTPDDTPATEDAAGCDTDTGDSGDGGVSIGEDGISVGGDGEGGGITIGEDGVDVESGEGRVSVGEGSVTIESCFGDIEVGADDGGITISGPDGDVAISVDDAVTELGGEDTEEGISVPLPDSVLFDFDSAALLPAAGEELGLVAGLAAAYPDATLEIGGHTDAVGEDAYNQQLSEQRATAVRDALAVLGVAGDRMTATGYGETRPVAPDTTPDGADDPAGRQRNRRVEILLVGADL encoded by the coding sequence ATGTCGAGAAGAACGCGACGGCTGCTGGGCCTGACCCTGCTGGTGGCGGTGACGGTCTCCGCCTGCGGGGGTGGTGGGGACGACGACGAACGCTCGGGCGACGCCGCGTCGGCCGACCGCCCGGCCCCCGAGACCACGCCGACGCCCGACGACACACCGGCCACGGAGGACGCCGCCGGCTGCGACACCGACACCGGTGACAGCGGCGACGGCGGCGTCTCCATCGGCGAGGACGGCATCTCGGTCGGCGGCGACGGCGAGGGCGGTGGCATCACGATCGGCGAGGACGGCGTCGACGTCGAGAGCGGCGAGGGCCGCGTGTCGGTCGGCGAGGGCAGCGTGACGATCGAGAGCTGCTTCGGCGACATCGAGGTCGGCGCCGACGACGGCGGCATCACCATCTCGGGTCCCGACGGCGACGTCGCCATCTCGGTGGACGACGCCGTGACCGAGCTGGGCGGCGAGGACACCGAGGAGGGCATCTCGGTCCCCCTGCCCGACAGCGTGCTGTTCGACTTCGACAGCGCCGCGCTGCTCCCCGCGGCCGGCGAGGAGCTGGGCCTGGTCGCCGGCCTCGCGGCCGCCTACCCCGACGCGACGCTCGAGATCGGCGGTCACACCGACGCCGTGGGCGAGGACGCCTACAACCAGCAGCTCTCCGAGCAGCGGGCGACCGCCGTGCGCGACGCCCTGGCGGTCCTGGGCGTGGCCGGCGACCGCATGACGGCCACCGGCTACGGCGAGACCCGGCCGGTCGCCCCCGACACGACCCCCGACGGCGCCGACGATCCCGCGGGCCGCCAGCGCAACCGGCGGGTGGAGATCCTGCTGGTCGGCGCCGACCTGTGA